CATCTAGAGGACTACGTGAATACTGGTGTTAAAAGATGGACTAATTAAAACAGCTAATTAGGTGCTTGCTTTATTGAGGATGTTGAGTTTACCGGCTGAGAAAAACTGCCCAGAGTGGTTTCCCAGCCTGTGCAATCTGGTTAGGCTGGTCTGTTTTTATGGTTTTAAAGGTTTTGGGCATCTGTCAGCTGGTAAAGCTAACAGGCCGACCAGCTAATAAATGCCAGCTTGGCCAGACTGAGAGACCAGCAAAGACCAACCTGGTTAAAACTATTTGTGGTGAACAATCCATATTTTCCATACTCCATAAGTAAAGGTTGTGTATTCTTCTTATATTCATATAGGCTAGGTCAAAAACAGCATGTtaacatattatttttatagTCTTAACAGAAAGGGCTGTAATTTGTGGTAATGAAGTGTGGAGATGTTTGAAGTCATACAGAATTTGGAAAAGATGGGCAATTCCatcattatggatgtgacataaactGTCAGAGAATTTATTAGTTACCAATTGAACcgatttatattttactaaagatccgtttttagagtgtaaaaaTCAGAAAAATATAGGCGcgagttttatatttaaaaaagagaaataaacatgcgttaccctgatagcacactacATCTATATTTGacgtaagatgtttatgatttagaatggatgtaaaactgctctttctaaggtGTTTAgtagatgtttttacacagcagatgttttccagatctccagatctttagtagacatcttacagacacaCGTGTGCTAGCTGTAACAAAAAAGGACACCGTTTTTGAGAGACTACAttctttgtaggatttctgtgaattcaaATGCACATACCAGAAGCAATAAAAGGGATGCCTTTTTAAAGAACATTAAATAGTTATTTTCCATGTGCCCTGTGTGAGGAATAGGTATGTGCCgctatggatgtgacaattgcTTTATGAACTGTTAGatagacctcacatgggtattttaaccaccaaatattgacatctgtgctgtcagtatggtgaaaacctttggtaaaatgGTAAGGTTAACATATTAAATTGTCGAGgatgtctgtgtttttaaaaacttaaaTGCATGACTGAATGTTTTACATATTCGTGCATTATAAAACACCAAGAGACTGATATGTTTTACcttcaaatgttttattgacCATTTGTATTTAGGTTGACTTCAAATACATCCGTTAAATATTTCAATGGGTGAATTCAGGTGAATTGAACCACGTTTTGACAATGTATATAACATATAATTTCTGATATAATCATCACATCAGGGTGAAGGTACAGGCCTCTATTAACAAATTAATTCCTGAAATTATTCAGTACAGCAGCGACACTTACTGGTGAAACAATGTCATTACATGTAGGTATAACCACTCTAATGAGTGGCATCGTCATTACAGTTAACAAAGATACCGCTGAAATAGCAGACGGCAGTTTTGCATAAAATCTTCCCCCTGAATTTCCAGGGACTCGCGTTTAACATATTTTGCATGACACACAAGACGTTTCTATATAACAAATCTTTCACATTTGTGTGACTATAAATTATAGTAAATTCTGACTGAGGAAACCGAGCTCTCACACTCTCCTCAACTTCGTCcggcaaacacaaacacacacacacacacacacgcgcgcgcgcgcgcatccacacacacatatcattagtacatttttaaatcccTCAACAATAATATGTAATAAATAGTTTCATAAATTAAACGTTTCTGTGTTCTGAAACTTGACGTCTTTGCTACCCGTCTCGCACTTGCACCCTTCAACGACCATAACGCGTCTCTCCCGCACTTCTGGCCCGCAGCGCAGGGGCACGACTACATAGCGCGATTTTGAAGGGCCGCAGCGCGTGCAGTGCGCGTCTCGCTGTGCGCGAGACTCCCCGTTGGATGGAACAAACATGGACGTGCACTGACCAAAGCACATGTTGTTGTGAACGGTCACGGTCTCACAGCCGTCCTCTGTTATGCGCTGTGAAGATAAAGTTGAATCGTTGAATTAAAAAGatacaaaatgtataaaggAGAAACGTGAAATCTGTCAGTTTATGATGCTAATAGTTAGGCTACATCAAAAGTAAAACTGTTATAATTACATTTCTCGTTGTAAcactataaaatgtataaataaatccaACTATTTTCACCTAAATATTGACTAAGTTTATAAAAAGTTGAAACTGCCTTTTTCACATAATTTTTAACAGTGCAGgcaaataaatccatatatttacatttacatttatcagaATATAGCATATACCTGGGTAAAGGGAACAGCGGCACAGCTCTGTTTGGACATGTCTTTATGGTTGATGCGCAGCGCCACGGCCTCTCTGCCTCTGTCACTTTTCCGCGTCACTCTCCGCCACATCTCGAGACCTTGTTTCTTCGCATCCCCGGTGTTGCTCGCGCCAATGTGAGGAAGCAGGACCGCAGGTTTGTTATGGGTCAGGACAGACGGTCCGGGAAGCCCGCGGGCCAAGAAAGCAGGAAACGCGCtgcgacctggtgtgcttcttgATGGCGCGTGATTTCCAAAAGCACCGGCGGCTCGTCTCAGAAAATGAGGGCTCAGTTTGACAACTCTGACAGATCCCCGGATAGGTTCGTCTGGTCCACTCCCTGAAGATTCAAAATCTTTCCCAGGATGTCTGTGAAAGTTCCGTAATGCTGTGCGCGGAAAAGCGCAAACCAAAGTGCACACTGACAATAAGATAAAAAAGATCATTTGAGAAGTCATTGTCAAAAAAGATTACACACTAACAGTTAatcaaatgtttatatttttgctTTCCCAATGTCGCTTAAATAAGACGCTTTGGTGATAAGCTCGTTCAAGGTTCAAGGTTCCGTATGGTCACCTTGCTGTCGTTGAGGACTTGACAGCAGAAGTGACTTTATATATTCTCCAGTTCTTTCATGACTTCTCCAATAATCCTCATCATTGCTTTATTATAGGGGCGCATATAGCTATTGTACCGGTATGATTGTTTAATGACAACAGGTGAGCTTTCGTGGGATAGTGACAAGTGCACCTTTCAACTCATCTCTTCATATCACACCGTGGGAACTAAACAGCGTTGCTCTTCACAAATTCAGACCTCAACTCAAAAAATTGTAATGGCTTGGTGCATCAAAAAATGTCAATTGGTTCAGTTTAAGTCCTGTCAATTAAAGAACAAACTATTGGCAAAAGTGATAATTGTGCCAATTAAAAAATCGCTAGAAATGTCACTAGGTATGTTCAGAATTTTTAACAGTGTTGAGTGCTTTACACATAATATAAATGGTAGGCTActagaataaaaaacatttgtagttaaaccatggtaaccacaaatCACCCATTTCAACATTACTCGTAGTGTAGCCTACTCATGTTTACGCAAATGTTACGTTAAATTACGTATAAGGCAGAAGTTTCCATATAACAGGTTAAATATCGTCCTTttggaataaatacataataaataaattgtcccaaaacaaaattatgctggatatttttttaggtcaatctttgttaatattttctaaatatcaGAACTTTTCCTCTTAATTTTTCGCGTGACTGCATGGCTAAACGCTTTTCTTCTCACGGGATGTGAATTGTTTCTGAAGCACCTGCGCACCTGTAGTTCAAACAGATGAAGTCAGTCAGATATAGAGCTCAGGTGATAAGTGTTTCACACCGTCAGGAACACCGAATATGGCAAGTATCCTTCATATCATTATTACGACCTTTCCCAAGGGAACAAACAGAACGAGGGCAGCATGGTGTATTCTACTTTGCATTATATTTGGATCACATAGATACATGATAAATCCCGGTTATAGCGCCACCAATGGCAACATGAAGTATATCACTCACAACGATCTTTAAAATTGTCCACTTACTGTATGACAATCAAAGCTTGATGTAAATATAACAGCTTGATTTTGACTTAATATCGAACTTCTCTTTATTTCCAGCTCTGAATTTGGACTAAATCACATAGAGGCAGCTCCGGACTATAGGCTGAATCCTATATAGTCCTATagactaaaatgcatgtttaatcTGTTTTAACTGAAATCACTTAAAATACAACCAgttccattgttttgtctccagATATACACTTTTTTTTAGTACAGATAAATAATAACTGACATCTcctatatcatttaaaataaaatccagGAGCATACAAACTTTCAATAGTCCAAGTTAACATATTTCTCACTTTTAATTATAatagagaaataaaaatgacagcCGCGTAAAAagtgaagagaccattccaaattttcatttcaaaccagcaTTTCTTGATGTTTTGTGGCcatccagtgtttgttgaattttaacaaaattaaacctcaggggtgacataaagtcatccaacaacaatgtgaaagacttacagcatgtaaatacatatttttcctaaatacatgtacaaatatgtctgttttattgcttaaaagtgaatatgaacttgttttgtttgcagcatttgaggtttctacagtttataaatatagtaaattcagaaaaatgcAAATTTAAGCAAAACTTCTAGCTGAAgcacatatttttttatctggGTTTGTTTTTGCAGGGTAGGCCCCTCCTGGCTTGGGTAAACAATCTTTGTTGGCCCAGAAAAGACTGAGGATGATTGAAATCTCTGGACACTTCATTCGCTGATATCTGATGGAGTGCTTTTGTCTGAAAGTGACCGGGACAAATATATTGATTAAACAAGTTTCCCCATATCATTGAGgatattttcaaaaacaaagtTAATCATTATACAAATACACACTGACCATACTGTGCCAAGCATGTGTAATGTGATTTTCTCCTCTGTAATGTCTGGTGACATCTAACGTTTCCCCCTGAGGAAAAGTCTGAGGCCTGGAACGAGAGAAATGTGCTAAATGCTACAGAAAACCAGCAGTAGAACCAATCGCAGAGAACTTgcataaaacaagaaacattttCTACTACAtataactgtatttacatttctGCTATATATGTGCTCTTTAAATTCACTTCACCTACTCCAATTCTGCTAAACTCAGCTTGGAACccatactttttattttattgcagtaACAAATACCGCCACCAGGTGGAGGCAGCAACCTACAACCAGATAGAATGAAGTTTAGTTAAATGTCAGAGACCAATGTTTTATACCTTCTGATCAGTTTCACCTGCAAACAAACATGTTGTAGTTTCAGGTTCTAATGAGTTATGTATTTGAATCATTAACAGTCCACTCACCACACTGTTTCCCTGCATCCTTCTTTCTGAACACATTGTATCTTTCCACTGAGTGAAAACCTTTTTATATTGTGCATTGGTTGAGTCCCAGCAGGGATGTTGCTGGTATTGTGCAGGACAGAGCAAACACAGAGGaggattaacagaacagaagaTGAGATATGCTGACTGGATCACatgcacgtgcacacacacacacacacggatgagAGAAAACGCACCTACATTTACTTTGTCTGTAATGACTCGCATTTTGCTGCTTTCTCtcactatttttttattgtatttggggttattaatatgcatgcaTTATACAAGTAATTAAATACCCAATAAAATAAGTTCAACAAATATTATCATAATGTGTTGATACCTAACAATTCAAATAATACTTTGTTGACGAGTTTGTGAGggcgtttaaaaaaataacacactgGCATCTATTCACAACTCTGATCTGTGCCAAGTAACATTTGTGATTCCGTTTCTTTCTGCAGtatacaaaacaatgacacaaatgtgcatttaaaagtgAATCTACACGAGAGGGAAACGTACTTTTGATGTCAACTGTTATTGGATGTGGTGCCCATGAGTACACCATGCATGAGAAAGCTGCATGCGTGTTTGTGGCTGGTTTCGTAATTCCATCTCACCGTATGATGAAAACTGTGCGTTCTTaggaaaatgtttttcttgtcgATATGTGTAATTGTATTAGTGGTGTACACTCTCCCCTCTTCCTATGAAGGCTGCTGCACACTTATCAACTGCCCACAAACCACAGAGCGCACATTATGTTCAAGTACTTGTACATTTGTGTGTACGCATGTGTATCTCATGAGGGGGAAATGTGGTGAGGTTGACAGCCATAGTTCTTGGAACTGAATCTGGGACTTACTGAGAGGAGGGTGAGACAACTCTTCCTCATTCGGGCTCTCGTGGTGTTGATGGCCTTCTAATCATTAGCATGAAAAATCATACTAGCATAATAGTGGGCTAATAATTTCGCAATGCTAACTTTAGTGGGTTCCCCTCATCGCCCCCTCTGACAACGTCCCTCACAGCATGTGTCACAATATCATCTGTACATCAGTAGCCTATTTCTCACTTGCAACTGAAGCAAACAGTTAGCAGTTACCATACGAGAACAGTTTATTATAACCAGAAATCAATAAACATTCCTGAATGAGTCAAagcaaatgttttcaaatgagTAAAAGCTTTCTGAAATGAATACATTAGGTACTACATACACGGAGAGCTTCGCAACCAACATCTGTGGTCTCAATATACTCTTATtttcaatgagattaaatatcACGCAGCTGTATTAAGAAATATCAGTTTACCTTTCTATGATTAGGATATTATTTTTAACCCGAGACCAAAATATCAGTGAACATTGGCGAAGACCCCCCACTAGGACGTGCTGCTGAGCCGAGTTGCGTTTCGCTTGATGATCTTGTCAAAAGTCCAGTTTCAATtcgttttaaaatgattaaacattCGGGTACTTAGAGTGTGAATAGAGAAATTAAAATCAGTTTTTACGTCCAAAGTTTTCTTTCTGCGCAAAAAAAAGTTGTGAATGGTCTCTTTACTCATATCATAAAGTGAATCACGCACTCTAGTTTTGTCAAATGTGGAGGAATATTTCTGTTCAAAATGGTCTCTTCCTTaccaacattttaaataaatataatttgaataaacattagaagcagtgttttttgtttatgtgaAAATATTGCATACTGGAGCagagaatgaatgaaaaaaaaaatactacatTTGCTGACCACAAAGGTCAAATGGTTCAGTCACACCAAACAGTTACATACCTAATGGGTTGCACGGATCAGTTTGAGAATTACACATAAGATATCgtgtggttttgttgttttggtGAACATTAGTGAGAAAGAACCCTCAGTAAGGGTCTCTCGACCACCCTGTCTACAGAAATGTGACATATAGCGAAATGCAATAGCCAAACATGGTAAGTATAACAAACACATATACTGTTACTTTTACTATTTCATTCAACATAGATCATTTTGAAGAATCCTTATTTTCTAAGCAATATcatcttaaaacaaacaaacaaacaaacaaacaaatcatggTTTGTAATAACTTAAAGATGAATAATTGATTGCAATTGCTGAGATTTCATTGTGTTCATAGTAAAATCTAACTCTTCTTCTCTTATAAACTTTTGCTTAAtatgtttttgtacattttaacgTGTGTGaatgcatctgtctgtctgtaaaattgagtgtttgtgttcatgtctgtgtttgtggaTGTATGAATGTGGATGTGGGTGTGTCAGGACCTGAGCATTACATGTTCTCTCCACTCGTGTGTTTAACTGTCGTCCAGCCCCGGCAGACTAGACAGTCTGCAAGTAGTCTAGTCGAAACGACACCTGTTTGTTCGCAAACAACCTCTACCAGGGCTGAATCTTTGTGTACCTGTCTGGCTGTCTGTCAGATTGTCAGACTGCAATTACTTACAAAAAACACCAGCTTCGATTTCAGACAAAATATTTGCTTGGctcccacacacacatctctctctctctctctgttatcTAAAAGCTCTTGAGTACAGTCTCATTTTAACAGTCTGATTACCAGACCCCTCTTATCAGTATGGTAGAGTACTGTAGACAGACTGTTTTATCTACTCAGACACAACAAGCCATTAGAAGTGTGACTCTATACACGCAGCAGTGCTGAATTCTGCAGCTGGGTGTAGCTGGTCTA
This sequence is a window from Triplophysa rosa linkage group LG4, Trosa_1v2, whole genome shotgun sequence. Protein-coding genes within it:
- the dand5 gene encoding DAN domain family member 5 codes for the protein MTSQMIFFILLSVCTLVCAFPRTALRNFHRHPGKDFESSGSGPDEPIRGSVRVVKLSPHFLRRAAGAFGNHAPSRSTPGRSAFPAFLARGLPGPSVLTHNKPAVLLPHIGASNTGDAKKQGLEMWRRVTRKSDRGREAVALRINHKDMSKQSCAAVPFTQRITEDGCETVTVHNNMCFGQCTSMFVPSNGESRAQRDAHCTRCGPSKSRYVVVPLRCGPEVRERRVMVVEGCKCETGSKDVKFQNTETFNL